The Sesamum indicum cultivar Zhongzhi No. 13 linkage group LG2, S_indicum_v1.0, whole genome shotgun sequence genome contains a region encoding:
- the LOC105177267 gene encoding AT-hook motif nuclear-localized protein 28-like, protein MFPLLHQTHNSKFRHPSLPQPTAAHRLPTSQEVDSDHRSPNHRSNVVKDQEAHPFPLPPPAHDGATIEVLRRRRGRPPGSKNKPKPPVIITRDSPQPTMNPYVLELPAGVDVVESTTHFCRKRNTGLCVLNGNGIVANVTLKQPSTTPGTSVAFHGRFDILSISATIMPGDGGLASGNGQFSVSVAGPQGQVVGGVVVGPLLSAGTVYLIAATFNNPSFHRLQQVDYDQDTAAGDGGHSSRKAASGESDSAAAPESGAISMYSYQPSDVIWAPNARQLPPPPPPPPPPY, encoded by the coding sequence ATGTTTCCCTTACTCCACCAAACTCATAACAGCAAATTCCGGCACCCTTCTCTGCCGCAGCCCACCGCCGCCCACCGCCTTCCCACCTCCCAAGAAGTGGACAGCGACCACCGCAGCCCCAACCATCGAAGTAATGTCGTTAAggatcaagaagctcatccgTTCCCCCTACCGCCACCGGCCCACGACGGCGCAACCATCGAAGtcctccgccgccgccgcGGGCGGCCCCCTGGTTCCAAGAATAAGCCCAAGCCTCCAGTCATCATCACCCGAGATTCTCCACAGCCCACAATGAACCCCTACGTTCTCGAGCTACCCGCCGGAGTCGATGTCGTCGAATCCACAACTCACTTCTGCCGGAAGCGCAACACTGGCCTCTGCGTACTCAACGGCAACGGAATAGTCGCTAACGTCACCCTCAAGCAGCCTTCCACCACCCCCGGCACCTCCGTCGCGTTTCACGGTCGTTTCGATATTTTATCAATCTCCGCCACTATTATGCCGGGGGACGGCGGTTTGGCTTCAGGAAACGGGCAGTTCAGTGTATCGGTGGCGGGCCCGCAGGGGCAGGTGGTGGGTGGGGTTGTGGTTGGGCCTTTGCTATCAGCTGGGACTGTTTATCTCATCGCTGCCACCTTTAATAATCCCTCATTTCACAGACTGCAGCAAGTGGATTACGATCAGGATACGGCTGCCGGAGACGGCGGGCATAGCTCTCGGAAGGCAGCCTCCGGCGAAAGTGATAGCGCTGCCGCCCCGGAATCTGGTGCAATTTCCATGTATAGCTATCAGCCTTCGGATGTGATATGGGCACCCAATGCCAGACAGCTGCCGCCACCTCCGCCGCCGCCACCACCGCCTTACTAA
- the LOC105177259 gene encoding uncharacterized protein LOC105177259 produces the protein MEESSPPLPTANKGKQESASAAHYAKKRCLSLAASLGEGVGYLKASVVGLSKKLTAKTEKEATDADLQTAKMQVQAADHAEDVKKRLH, from the coding sequence ATGGAAGAGTCCTCCCCACCGCTACCGACAGCCAACAAGGGGAAGCAAGAATCGGCATCGGCTGCCCACTACGCGAAGAAACGATGTCTGTCGTTGGCAGCGTCCTTGGGAGAAGGAGTTGGGTATCTCAAAGCCAGTGTGGTGGGTCTGAGCAAGAAACTCACCGCCAAGACTGAGAAGGAGGCCACCGACGCCGATCTTCAGACCGCAAAGATGCAGGTTCAGGCAGCTGACCACGCTGAAGATGTCAAGAAGCGCCTTCATTAG